A genome region from Candidatus Goldiibacteriota bacterium includes the following:
- the rplL gene encoding 50S ribosomal protein L7/L12, with the protein MSKEDFIKEVESMTVMELNELVKALEEKFGVSASAPMMMAAAPAAGAAAAEEKTSFDVVLTNAGANKIPVIKVIREITSLGLKEAKDIADNTPKPVKAGVSKDEADKIKKQLEEAGATVELK; encoded by the coding sequence ATGTCGAAAGAGGATTTTATCAAGGAAGTCGAATCCATGACGGTTATGGAGCTCAATGAGCTTGTAAAGGCTCTTGAGGAAAAGTTCGGTGTTTCAGCATCAGCACCTATGATGATGGCGGCAGCACCGGCAGCCGGAGCAGCAGCGGCAGAAGAGAAAACATCATTTGATGTAGTTCTTACCAACGCTGGCGCAAACAAGATTCCGGTAATCAAGGTTATCAGGGAAATCACCAGCCTCGGTCTTAAAGAGGCGAAGGATATAGCCGATAACACGCCGAAACCTGTTAAAGCCGGAGTTTCAAAGGACGAAGCAGACAAGATTAAGAAACAGCTTGAAGAAGCCGGAGCGACTGTAGAATTAAAGTAA
- a CDS encoding 50S ribosomal protein L10, whose protein sequence is MAKEQNKQKKQIFVDETVSKIRESAGFIITDYQGLTVEQVNTLRRELEKVGAIYKVTKNTVSKRALDAMNINGDVKKMFKGVTGVVFSNDYVSAAKVLANFAKENEKLQIKGGFIEKKHYTMDEIKEISRLSSKEELIAKLVYTLNQPIVKFVTQLSKPVKDVVYAINAVKDKKG, encoded by the coding sequence ATGGCTAAAGAACAGAATAAGCAGAAAAAACAGATATTTGTTGATGAAACAGTTTCAAAGATAAGGGAATCAGCGGGTTTTATCATTACTGATTATCAGGGCCTTACAGTGGAGCAGGTAAATACGTTAAGGCGCGAACTGGAAAAAGTGGGAGCTATTTACAAGGTAACAAAGAACACCGTGTCCAAGCGCGCTCTTGATGCCATGAACATTAACGGCGATGTGAAAAAAATGTTTAAAGGCGTAACCGGAGTTGTTTTCAGCAATGATTACGTTTCGGCCGCAAAAGTACTTGCTAATTTTGCCAAAGAAAATGAAAAGCTGCAGATAAAAGGCGGCTTCATTGAAAAGAAACATTACACAATGGACGAGATTAAAGAAATAAGCAGGCTTTCAAGCAAAGAAGAACTTATCGCAAAGCTTGTTTATACGCTGAATCAGCCGATAGTAAAGTTTGTGACCCAGCTTTCAAAACCTGTAAAAGATGTTGTATACGCTATAAATGCCGTAAAAGACAAAAAAGGCTAA
- a CDS encoding 50S ribosomal protein L1: MGSKRHDAAVKLLEKNKVYEIEEAVKLLKETANVKFDESIDIAVNLAKKPVQAEQQIRSTIVLPNGSGKKVKVIVFVKGDKEKEALAAGADEVGSEDLIEKIKGGWLDFDIAIATPEMMKEVGKLGKILGTKGLMPNPKSGTVTLEVGKAVKEFKGGKVEYRNNKEGVVHVLAGKASFAENAIAENIIAFLKVFLKLPALATKGQYVKSIYVSTTMGVGVPVNFKKFI, from the coding sequence ATGGGCAGCAAAAGGCATGACGCAGCAGTAAAGCTTCTTGAAAAAAACAAAGTGTATGAGATTGAAGAAGCTGTAAAATTATTAAAAGAGACAGCCAATGTTAAATTTGACGAGAGCATTGACATAGCGGTAAACCTTGCCAAGAAACCGGTTCAGGCAGAACAGCAGATAAGAAGCACCATAGTGCTTCCCAACGGCAGCGGCAAAAAGGTTAAAGTCATTGTTTTTGTAAAAGGCGACAAAGAAAAAGAAGCGCTTGCAGCGGGTGCCGACGAAGTGGGGTCTGAAGACCTTATTGAAAAAATCAAAGGCGGATGGCTGGATTTTGATATCGCGATTGCCACTCCGGAAATGATGAAAGAAGTCGGAAAACTGGGTAAGATTCTTGGGACAAAGGGCCTTATGCCTAATCCTAAATCCGGCACAGTTACGCTTGAAGTGGGAAAAGCCGTTAAAGAATTTAAAGGCGGGAAAGTGGAATACAGAAACAATAAAGAAGGCGTTGTGCACGTGCTTGCAGGCAAGGCTTCTTTCGCGGAAAACGCGATTGCGGAAAATATAATTGCTTTTCTTAAAGTGTTCCTGAAACTTCCGGCCCTGGCAACAAAAGGACAGTACGTGAAAAGTATTTACGTGTCCACGACAATGGGCGTCGGCGTTCCCGTAAACTTTAAGAAATTCATATAA
- the rpoB gene encoding DNA-directed RNA polymerase subunit beta, translated as MARIKQKTNIEEILDIPDLMDIQKKSYKEFLMYDTPADKRKNQGLQDVFGSVFPISDYNGIYTLQFVGYEFGKPKHEVEEAIERGESYSSPLKGIFRLAINEKNEKTGQMDLKEAPEQAVHLCDIPLMTDRGTFVINGAERVIVSQLHRSPGVSFEEEEESEGLMGIPMYIGRIVPYRGTWLEFEYDANDITHAKLDRKKKIYATTLLRALGFGRTEDILSIFFKSEETETDSRDLTKKILFKDVIDKSTGEIIAESGALITKEMASKIRDLNIKKVTTVIWDEDNPYINIIKTIKKDSIKSEQEAQVEIYKKMRPGEPATLTGAKMLFKNLFFDHRRYNLGQVGRYKINKTVRAIIDAEKEQKNFDIKEILENVSAIIEGKKNKSGKKIEAILDDISTEKVLTEFDLVFAIAQFYKVNSGRMEKSDIDHLGNRRVRAVGELVENQFRAGLVRVEKMIRERMTIIDMKNAIPANLINPKPLVAAIKEFFGSSQLSQFMDQVNPLAELTHKRRISALGPGGLNRERAGFEVRDVHYTHYGRLCPIETPEGQNIGLITSLATYASVNDYGFIETPYRKVKNGKLTGEIEYLTADREDDFKIGPADVITDDKGTITQDLVLVRTQGDFPMVPPQEVDYIDVSPKQVVSVAASLIPFLEHDDANRALMGSNMQRQAVPLLVTDAPIVGTGMEHKAAVDSGRAITAINSGVVAYVDAEVIIVATDREGKNLREKLDVYKMKKFKRTNQDTTINEKPRVKKGDKIKKGQVIADGPSMDKGEMALGKNVVIAFMPWNGYNYEDAIVLSENLLKKDIFTSVHIEEYEVEARDTKLGPEEITRDIPNVSEDTLKNLDAEGIVRTGAKVKPGDILVGKVTPISGSNLTPEEKLLKAIFGSKADNVKDTSLRVPPGIEGIITDIKVFARKERGKKKGKEEENISKVKKEKDKTIAELEKQLKENIKEIEGNKDLNKDEKAKLIEFEEIYCDYMRNKLEEEFRLLKNNKGDDLPPGVIKIVKVLIAKKRKISVGDKISGRHGNKGVISRILPVEDMPYLADGTPVDVVLNPLGVPSRMNVGQLLETQLGWAGKKEGVKFQTPVFNGMQEAEVKEWMKKVGMADSGKSALYDGKTGKSFAQAVTVGVMYMMKLVHMVDDKIHARSIGPYSLITQQPLGGKAQFGGQRFGEMEVWALEAYGAAYTLQEMLTVKSDDVEGRKRLYEAIVRGKNIPEPGIPESFNVLVKELQGLALNVELVSRKTAKKQ; from the coding sequence ATGGCAAGAATCAAACAGAAAACAAATATTGAGGAGATTCTTGATATCCCTGATTTGATGGATATCCAGAAAAAGTCTTATAAAGAATTCCTTATGTACGACACCCCCGCTGATAAAAGAAAGAACCAGGGGCTTCAGGATGTATTCGGAAGCGTTTTCCCGATATCTGATTACAACGGTATTTATACACTTCAGTTTGTGGGTTATGAATTTGGAAAACCAAAGCATGAAGTTGAAGAAGCCATAGAAAGGGGAGAAAGTTATTCTTCGCCTTTAAAGGGCATTTTCAGGCTTGCCATAAATGAAAAAAACGAGAAAACAGGGCAGATGGACCTTAAAGAAGCGCCTGAACAGGCGGTTCATCTCTGTGATATTCCGTTAATGACGGACAGGGGAACATTTGTTATAAACGGGGCTGAAAGGGTTATTGTCAGCCAGCTTCACCGTTCTCCGGGCGTAAGCTTTGAAGAAGAAGAGGAAAGCGAAGGCTTAATGGGTATTCCCATGTATATAGGAAGAATAGTTCCTTACAGGGGAACATGGCTGGAATTTGAATATGACGCCAACGACATAACGCACGCTAAGCTTGACAGAAAGAAGAAAATATACGCCACCACGCTTTTAAGAGCGCTTGGTTTTGGAAGGACAGAAGACATACTTTCCATATTCTTTAAATCAGAAGAGACTGAAACCGACAGCCGCGACCTTACCAAAAAAATACTTTTCAAGGATGTAATTGATAAATCTACCGGCGAAATAATTGCGGAATCCGGCGCTTTAATTACAAAAGAAATGGCAAGCAAGATAAGGGACCTTAACATCAAGAAAGTGACCACCGTTATCTGGGATGAAGATAACCCGTACATCAATATTATTAAGACGATAAAAAAAGACAGCATAAAGTCGGAACAGGAAGCGCAGGTTGAAATCTACAAGAAGATGAGGCCGGGCGAACCTGCCACTTTAACCGGCGCTAAGATGCTGTTTAAAAATCTGTTCTTTGACCACAGGCGTTATAATCTTGGCCAGGTGGGAAGATATAAAATTAATAAAACAGTCAGGGCAATTATTGACGCCGAAAAAGAGCAGAAGAATTTTGATATCAAGGAAATTCTTGAAAATGTAAGCGCCATAATTGAAGGGAAGAAAAATAAGAGCGGCAAAAAGATTGAAGCTATTCTTGATGATATTTCCACGGAAAAAGTGCTTACTGAATTTGACCTTGTATTTGCCATCGCGCAGTTTTATAAGGTTAATTCGGGCAGGATGGAAAAGAGCGATATTGACCATCTTGGAAACAGGCGTGTAAGGGCTGTAGGCGAGCTTGTGGAAAATCAGTTCAGGGCAGGGCTTGTAAGGGTTGAAAAAATGATAAGGGAAAGAATGACTATCATTGATATGAAAAATGCCATACCGGCCAACCTTATCAATCCTAAACCGCTTGTAGCCGCAATAAAGGAATTCTTTGGAAGCTCGCAGCTTTCTCAGTTTATGGATCAGGTTAACCCTCTTGCGGAATTAACTCACAAAAGAAGGATTTCCGCGCTTGGGCCGGGCGGTCTTAACAGGGAACGCGCAGGCTTTGAAGTCCGCGACGTTCACTATACTCATTATGGAAGGCTCTGCCCGATTGAAACTCCTGAAGGCCAGAATATCGGCCTTATCACTTCACTTGCCACATATGCAAGTGTAAATGATTACGGGTTTATTGAAACACCTTACAGAAAGGTAAAAAACGGCAAACTTACCGGGGAAATTGAATATTTAACAGCTGACAGGGAAGATGATTTTAAGATTGGGCCTGCCGATGTTATAACAGACGATAAAGGTACAATAACACAGGATCTTGTTCTGGTAAGGACACAGGGCGATTTCCCTATGGTTCCTCCGCAGGAAGTTGATTACATTGATGTTTCTCCAAAACAGGTTGTGTCGGTTGCCGCTTCGCTGATACCTTTCCTTGAACACGATGACGCCAACAGGGCGCTTATGGGTTCCAACATGCAACGTCAGGCTGTTCCTCTGTTAGTCACCGATGCGCCCATTGTGGGTACCGGTATGGAACACAAAGCTGCCGTAGATTCAGGCCGCGCGATTACCGCAATAAATTCCGGTGTGGTGGCGTATGTGGATGCGGAAGTTATTATTGTAGCCACAGACAGGGAAGGCAAGAACCTGAGGGAAAAACTTGATGTTTACAAAATGAAAAAATTCAAGAGAACCAACCAGGACACCACTATAAATGAAAAACCAAGGGTTAAAAAAGGCGACAAAATCAAGAAAGGCCAGGTAATAGCAGACGGTCCTTCAATGGATAAAGGCGAAATGGCGCTGGGCAAGAACGTGGTAATAGCTTTCATGCCATGGAACGGATATAACTACGAAGATGCTATTGTTCTGTCGGAAAACCTTCTTAAGAAAGACATATTTACATCGGTTCATATTGAAGAATATGAAGTGGAAGCAAGGGACACAAAGCTTGGACCCGAAGAAATAACACGCGACATACCAAATGTAAGCGAAGATACGCTTAAGAACCTTGACGCGGAAGGTATTGTAAGGACAGGAGCAAAGGTAAAACCGGGCGACATTCTTGTGGGAAAAGTAACACCCATATCCGGCAGCAATCTGACGCCCGAAGAAAAACTTTTAAAAGCTATCTTTGGTTCAAAAGCTGATAACGTGAAAGATACTTCTTTAAGGGTTCCGCCCGGAATTGAAGGCATAATTACCGATATTAAGGTATTTGCCAGAAAAGAACGCGGAAAAAAGAAAGGCAAAGAAGAAGAAAATATTTCAAAAGTAAAGAAAGAAAAAGATAAAACAATCGCGGAACTTGAAAAGCAGCTTAAAGAAAATATAAAAGAAATAGAAGGAAATAAAGACTTAAATAAAGATGAAAAAGCAAAACTTATTGAATTTGAAGAAATTTACTGCGATTACATGAGAAACAAGCTGGAAGAAGAGTTCAGGCTTTTAAAGAATAACAAAGGCGATGACCTTCCGCCCGGCGTAATAAAGATTGTAAAAGTTTTAATCGCAAAGAAAAGAAAGATATCCGTGGGCGACAAGATTTCCGGACGCCACGGGAACAAGGGTGTTATTTCAAGGATTCTGCCTGTTGAAGATATGCCTTATTTGGCTGACGGCACTCCTGTGGATGTTGTTTTAAATCCGCTTGGTGTTCCTTCCCGTATGAACGTAGGCCAGCTGCTTGAAACTCAGCTTGGATGGGCAGGAAAAAAAGAAGGGGTAAAATTCCAGACGCCGGTATTTAACGGAATGCAGGAAGCGGAAGTTAAGGAATGGATGAAAAAAGTCGGCATGGCGGACAGCGGCAAAAGCGCGCTTTATGACGGAAAAACAGGAAAGTCATTCGCGCAGGCTGTAACCGTGGGTGTCATGTACATGATGAAACTTGTTCATATGGTTGATGACAAGATACACGCCCGTTCAATTGGGCCATACTCGCTTATTACACAGCAGCCTCTTGGCGGTAAGGCGCAGTTTGGAGGCCAGAGATTCGGAGAAATGGAAGTCTGGGCTCTGGAAGCTTACGGCGCGGCTTACACGCTTCAGGAAATGCTTACTGTAAAGTCTGACGATGTTGAAGGCAGAAAAAGGCTTTATGAAGCGATAGTAAGGGGCAAGAACATACCGGAGCCGGGAATACCCGAATCCTTTAATGTTCTTGTGAAAGAACTTCAGGGCCTTGCCTTAAACGTGGAACTGGTAAGCAGGAAGACAGCCAAGAAGCAGTAA